A single genomic interval of Trachemys scripta elegans isolate TJP31775 chromosome 3, CAS_Tse_1.0, whole genome shotgun sequence harbors:
- the HIVEP2 gene encoding transcription factor HIVEP2 isoform X2, with amino-acid sequence MPIDYCVESSKEKEKSVNLQRLWKNGSNKTLKSTALDTLHVSAQLSSELALKTLCNKMDSGDTAIGQKATSRSGETAKVPTRWRQEHSAVIKMSAFGNQEIQKQPETDHEQVGNTASAQLFSSGKLGSSSEAGQQVTEKQYPQHRPSPYSCQHSLSFPQHSLPQGFLHNIKPHQSLEGHTWQFPGHLQSVASEDIFPFHLHGHSGGFSRKKISSLNPAYSQYSQKSIEQSEDAHKKEHKPKKPGKYICPYCSRACAKPSVLKKHIRSHTGERPYPCVPCGFSFKTKSNLYKHRKSHAHAIKAGLVPFTESAVSKLDLDASFIDVEAEIHSDGEQSTDTEDETSLLVESSDKLSPVPQMPLDIASRSNFHSSIDESLGGPMKVPILIIPKSGIQLSSESSQYIGSDMLQNPSLSTKSDDSHTVKQRLALRLSEKKGQDSEQSLNLLSPHSKGSTDSGYFSRSESAEQQISPPNTNAKSYEEIIFGKFYRISQRTALTVATANQEHNLMGKMGRVEQPLPLVNTRLDIKMLEEHISHLTPNKEALIDPSKLSTITSTQLLSSSNTESKQSQTTTSSIKNELNLYPVSQQGDTPGLLEPPVDASPLIRSNSMPTSSATNLSVPSSLRGSHSFDERMTGSDDVFYPGTVGISHQRMLRRQAAFELPSVQEGHSDPDYHGRTGKNIVVASSRSTGGEKGSSWKEKKLTAGERTFYDYDACGKHYRKWEEFETQKLNYRDLPCSGGIKQAGEYFVDSFGQSQPVPSVYGTTFENRKRRKEKSVGDEEDVPMLCSSGTGTPVGMLPSDFDPKPQIQEGQRSAWDNAAHCHAERFEICRPHLQSGSPSASLEESPLTAEPEKTAESLNRKPPGNVISVIQHTNSVSRPNSFERSESTEHIACLQDKTYSLSETCESEIAESPMSPERAQQTENADSVNKLSPSQQPQPYHMQPRLVRQHNIQVPEIRVTEEPDKPEKDKEVQTKEQERPAEEFQWPQRSETLSQLPAEKLPPKKKRLRLADMEHSSGESSFESTGTSLSRSPSQESNLSHSSSFSMSFEREENTKFIMPSKHDEFGKQSEFLTVPAGAYSLSVPGHHHQKEMRRCSSEQMPCPHAAEIPEIRSKSFDYGNLSHASAAGAPSAGLSPSRERKKCFLVRQASFSGFPEIPQTDQSVEPGIKQEQMEHIHAGLRSSQVAWHHSPTSVLQPLQSDESGKQAIGSGAQLAQQHAILADSQDILRNPLIQQAPYISTKYPAEQQHLFAHQEKVPFPPIPKALFQFPYPAVSMVPLPAQQPVLWQSCPEPLQRNLPPHFVQQLQKAYVKQPFQTEIHPSYHLEHAQEHIGKKPAEYMHAKEQTYPRYSGTSGQYSKNAKYLPDPSIKSADTSSEQHLQTGFDSPNDGSVQSLPGTVVPVRIQTHVPSYGSVMYTSISQILAQNNSPAIVICKVDETVSQRTLSTNAAMQGLGFNIAQMLGQNGGLEKYPLWKVPQTLPLGLESSIPLCLTSSSDTASTLGGSKRMLSPASSLELFMETKQQKRVKEEKMYGQIVEELSAVELTNSDIKKDFSRPQKPQLVRQSCATEPKESVQSMSSSSPSSSSSSQDFPSASIPTADPFLSREKLSSFDSASPGHKSSGPSEGRESPEELDVDETASDMSMSPQRSSLPSGEIQTEDQLRQQKLPPGMLVQMASNPNGKAARSTILLTDGADFQQIFQFPSLRTTTTVSWCFLNYTKPNYIQQATLKSSVYASWCISSCNPNPSGLNTKTTLALLRSKQKNTAEIYSLAAMHRPGAGKLTSSSAWKQFAQMKHEPFFLFGSKLERKAVGNITKERVKGESHGDKDIASKQTEPVRIKIFEGGYKSNEDYVYVRGRGRGKYICEECGIRCKKPSMLKKHIRTHTDVRPYVCKLCNFAFKTKGNLTKHMKSKAHMKKCLELGVSMTSVDDAETEEAENIEDMHQEAEKSSMAGISKEHQFSDAEESDGDDGDDNDDDEEDDDDFDDTQGDSTPKTRSRSTSPQPPRFSSLSVNAAAASYGASPDSSISMGHSSLISYLVTLPSIQVTQLITPSDSYEDSQMTEYQRFFQSKSTDSEPDKDRLDIPSCMEEDYMLSLEPTSSPRDFSPSSRQSSPGYDSSPYRDNSPKRYLMPKGDLSPRRHLSPRRDISPMRHLSPRKEAVLRRELSPRRDVSPRRHLSPRRPMSPGKDASARRELSPRRERRYMTSVRAASPRRGLYHNPALSMGQYLQSESVPLGHAIGLNQIPACTLPDFGG; translated from the exons ATGCCTATAGACTACTGTGTGGAAAgttcaaaagaaaaagagaagtcTGTGAACTTGCAAAGGCTCTGGAAAAATGGGAGcaacaaaactttaaaaagcacAGCATTGGACACACTCCATGTGTCTGCACAGCTTTCAAGTGAACTAGCACTTAAGACCTTGTGTAACAAAATGGACTCTGGGGACACAGCTATAGGGCAAAAAGCTACCTCAAGGTCTGGAGAAACTGCTAAAGTACCAACTAGATGGAGGCAAGAACATTCAGCTGTTATTAAGATGAGCGCTTTTGGCAATCAAGAAATACAGAAGCAACCAGAAACAGATCATGAGCAAGTCGGAAACACAGCATCAGCACAACTTTTTAGTTCTGGGAAACTCGGCTCATCGAGTGAAGCTGGGCAGCAGGTCACCGAGAAGCAATATCCACAGCATCGGCCAAGTCCCTACTCATGTCAACATTCACTTTCTTTTCCCCAGCATTCATTGCCACAAGGGTTCTTGCACAACATAAAGCCACATCAGAGCTTGGAAGGCCACACATGGCAGTTTCCTGGCCACTTGCAATCAGTTGCCTCAGAGGACATATTTCCTTTTCACTTGCACGGCCATAGTGGAGGTTTCTCTAGAAAGAAGATTTCAAGTTTGAACCCTGCTTATAGCCAATATTCTCAGAAATCGATAGAACAATCAGAAGACGCTCACAAGAAAGAGCACAAACCCAAAAAGCCTGGCAAATATATTTGTCCTTACTGTAGCAGGGCTTGTGCCAAACCTAGCGTACTTAAAAAACATATTAGGTCCCACACTGGGGAACGGCCATACCCTTGTGTTCCTTGTGGTTTCTCTTTTAAGACAAAGAGCAATTTATACAAGCACAGGAAATCACATGCCCATGCAATTAAAGCAGGATTGGTACCTTTCACAGAGTCAGCGGTATCTAAATTGGACCTAGATGCCAGTTTTATTGATGTGGAAGCAGAAATACATTCAGATGGTGAGCAGAGCACAGACACAGAGGATGAGACCTCATTGCTTGTGGAAAGTTCTGACAAACTGAGCCCAGTCCCACAGATGCCACTGGACATTGCTAGCAGAAGTAACTTTCACTCGTCCATCGATGAATCATTGGGAGGCCCAATGAAAGTGCCCATTTTGATTATTCCTAAAAGTGGGATTCAGTTATCCAGTGAGAGTTCCCAGTACATTGGATCTGACATGTTACAAAACCCATCCTTAAGTACTAAATCTGATGACTCTCATACAGTTAAACAGCGACTTGCACTAAGACTGTCAGAGAAAAAAGGGCAAGACTCTGAGCAGTCACTAAATCTTTTGAGCCCACATAGCAAAGGAAGCACTGATTCTGGTTACTTTTCCCGCTCAGAAAGTGCAGAGCAACAAATAAGCCCTCCAAATACTAATGCAAAGTCTTATGAAGAAATAATCTTTGGGAAATTCTATCGGATTAGTCAAAGGACAGCACTAACAGTAGCAACAGCCAATCAGGAACACAATTTAATGGGTAAAATGGGCAGAGTGGAGCAGCCACTACCTCTGGTGAACACCAGATTAGACATCAAGATGCTTGAAGAACATATTTCTCATCTAACTCCAAATAAAGAAGCACTCATTGATCCCAGTAAACTGAGCACTATTACATCTACCCAACTCCTCAGCAGTAGCAATACAGAGTCCAAACAATCCCAGACTACAACATCATCCATCAAAAATGAACTGAACCTTTACCCAGTAAGTCAGCAGGGTGACACACCTGGACTTTTAGAGCCTCCAGTAGATGCTTCTCCACTTATTAGAAGTAACTCCATGCCAACATCTTCTGCAACCAATTTAAGTGTCCCCTCATCTTTGAGAGGAAGCCATTCCTTTGATGAGAGAATGACTGGTTCAGATGATGTATTTTATCCTGGGACAGTTGGAATATCCCATCAGAGGATGTTAAGAAGACAAGCTGCCTTtgagctgccctcagtgcaggaGGGGCACTCAGATCCAGACTACCATGGGAGGACAGGAAAAAATATCGTTGTGGCTTCCAGCAGGTCAACAGGTGGTGAAAAAGGGTCATCCTGGAAGGAGAAGAAATTGACTGCAGGGGAGAGAACCTTCTATGACTATGATGCTTGTGGAAAGCACTACAGAAAATGGGAAGAATTTGAAACTCAAAAGCTGAACTACCGAGACTTGCCATGCTCGGGTGGGATAAAACAAGCAGGGGAGTACTTCGTTGATTCATTTGGCCAATCACAGCCAGTGCCGTCTGTATACGGAACCACATTCGAAAACAGAAAACGCAGAAAAGAGAAGAGTGTTGGGGATGAGGAGGATGTTCCCATGCTTTGCAGCAGTGGTACTGGCACCCCAGTGGGGATGCTGCCTTCAGATTTTGATCCCAAACCCCAAATTCAGGAAGGGCAAAGAAGCGCATGGGATAATGCTGCCCATTGTCACGCAGAGCGTTTTGAAATCTGTAGACCTCACTTGCAGTCTGGAAGCCCATCAGCTTCATTAGAAGAGTCACCTTTAACTGCAGAACCAGAAAAGACAGCAGAGTCACTGAACAGAAAACCCCCTGGAAATGTCATCTCTGTCATTCAGCATACAAACTCAGTGAGCAGGCCAAACTCATTTGAAAGGTCTGAATCTACAGAACATATTGCTTGCCTGCAGGATAAAACCTACTCATTGTCTGAAACCTGTGAGAGCGAGATTGCTGAGTCCCCAATGAGCCCAGAGCGGGCTCAGCAAACAGAAAATGCTGATAGTGTGAATAAACTGTCTCCATCCCAACAGCCACAGCCATACCATATGCAGCCCAGACTGGTTCGCCAGCATAACATACAAGTACCTGAGATCCGTGTTACAGAGGAACCAGATAAACCTGAGAAAGATAAAGAAGTTCAGACTAAAGAGCAGGAAAGACCTGCTGAAGAATTCCAGTGGCCGCAAAGAAGTGAAACTCTTTCTCAACTCCCAGCAGAAAAATTACCGCCCAAAAAGAAACGCTTACGGCTTGCTGACATGGAGCACTCCTCTGGGGAGTCCAGCTTTGAATCCACCGGCACAAGCCTCTCTCGCAGCCCTAGCCAAGAAAGTAATTTGTCCCATAGTTCGAGTTTTTCAATGTCCtttgaaagggaagaaaatacCAAGTTCATCATGCCTTCCAAACACGATGAGTTTGGAAAACAGTCCGAGTTTTTAACTGTTCCAGCTGGTGCTTACTCACTTTCCGTCCCTGGGCATCACCATCAGAAGGAAATGAGACGTTGCTCGTCTGAACAGATGCCTTGTCCGCATGCTGCCGAAATCCCAGAGATCCGAAGTAAATCCTTTGATTATGGGAATCTGTCTCATGCTTCAGCAGCCGGGGCACCTTCTGCAGGATTATCTCCATCACGAGAAAGGAAGAAATGCTTTCTGGTCCGTCAGGCTTCTTTTAGTGGGTTCCCAGAGATTCCCCAGACTGATCAAAGTGTGGAACCAGGTATAAAGCAAGAGCAGATGGAACACATACACGCTGGTCTTCGCTCTTCCCAAGTTGCTTGGCATcattctcccacctctgtgcttcAGCCCCTTCAATCAGATGAATCTGGAAAGCAGGCTATTGGTTCTGGTGCACAGCTTGCCCAGCAACACGCCATCCTTGCCGACAGTCAGGACATTTTAAGGAATCCCTTGATTCAACAAGCGCCTTATATTTCAACCAAATATCCAGCAGAGCAACAGCACCTATTTGCACATCAAGAAAAGGTTCCATTCCCCCCCATTCCCAAGGCCTTGTTTCAGTTTCCGTATCCTGCTGTCAGTATGGTTCCCTTACCGGCTCAGCAGCCTGTCTTATGGCAGTCATGTCCAGAACCTTTACAGAGAAACTTGCCACCTCATTTTGTACAGCAGTTACAAAAAGCGTATGTCAAACAACCTTTCCAAACAGAAATTCATCCTAGTTATCACCTGGAGCACGCTCAAGAGCATATTGGAAAGAAACCGGCTGAATACATGCATGCGAAAGAGCAAACGTACCCGCGTTACTCAGGAACATCTGGGCAATATTCGAAAAATGCTAAGTACCTGCCAGACCCTAGTATTAAGTCAGCAGATACCTCCTCTGAGCAGCATCTACAGACAGGTTTTGACTCCCCGAATGATGGATCTGTACAGTCTTTACCAGGAACAGTTGTTCCTGTCAGGATTCAGACCCATGTGCCATCCTATGGTAGTGTCATGTATACAAGCATTTCCCAGATCCTTGCACAGAACAACAGCCCTGCTATTGTCATTTGCAAAGTGGATGAGACAGTTTCTCAAAGAACATTATCAACAAATGCAGCCATGCAAGGACTAGGATTTAACATAGCCCAGATGTTAGGTCAGAATGGTGGATTAGAAAAATATCCTCTGTGGAAAGTACCACAGACTTTACCACTTGGGTTGGAATCCTCAATCCCATTGTGTCTGACATCCAGTTCTGACACTGCCTCTACCCTGGGAGGAAGCAAACGAATGCTTTCACCAGCAAGCAGCTTGGAGCTTTTTATGGAGACTAAGCAGCAGAAAagagtcaaagaagaaaaaatgtatgGACAGATTGTTGAGGAGCTAAGTGCAGTAGAGTTGACTAATTCAGATATAAAGAAGGATTTTTCCAGACCGCAAAAGCCTCAGCTAGTTAGGCAGAGCTGTGCTACTGAGCCAAAGGAAAGTGTGCAGTCCATGTCATCCTCTTCACCATCATCGTCCTCATCATCTCAAGATTTCCCCTCTGCCAGCATACCAACAGCTGACCCTTTTCTGAGCAGGGAAAAGCTTTCCAGTTTTGATTCAGCATCACCAGGGCACAAGTCGAGTGGCCCTTCTGAAGGAAGAGAGTCACCAGAAGAATTGGATGTGGATGAAACAGCATCAGATATGAGCATGAGCCCACAGAGGTCTTCACTGCCATCAGGAGAAATTCAGACAGAAGACCAACTGCGACAGCAGAAATTGCCTCCTGGTATGTTGGTCCAGATGGCATCCAATCCAAATGGGAAAGCAGCACGCTCAACCATCCTCCTAACAGATGGAGCAGATTTTCAGCAGATCTTTCAGTTCCCTAGTCTACGCACTACTACTACTGTGAGCTGGTGTTTCTTAAACTATACCAAGCCCAATTACATTCAACAAGCAACCCTCAAATCTTCAGTTTATGCTTCATGGTGCATTAGTTCATGTAACCCAAACCCATCAGGGTTAAATACAAAGACTACTCTAGCACTTCTAAGGTCCAAGCAGAAAAACACCGCAGAAATTTATTCTTTGGCTGCTATGCATAGACCTGGAGCTGGTAAACTGACCTCATCAAGTGCATGGAAACAGTTTGCTCAG ATGAAACACGAACCATTCTTCTTGTTTGGCAGCAAACTTGAAAGGAAAGCAGTGGGGAATATTACAAAAGAAAGAGTAAAAGGAGAAAGTCATGGAGATAAAGACATTGCGTCCAAACAGACTGAGCCAGTACGAATTAAAATCTTTGAAGGAGG GTACAAATCAAATGAGGATTATGTGTATGTCCGAGGACGTGGGCGAGGAAAATACATTTGTGAAGAATGTGGGATTCGCTGCAAGAAACCAAGCATGCTCAAAAAACATATCCGCACTCATACCGATGTACGGCCTTATGTATGCAAGTTGTGTAATTTTGCCTTCAAAACTAAAG GAAATCTGACAAAACATATGAAGTCTAAAGCACACATGAAAAAATGTCTGGAGCTGGGAGTATCAATGACATCTGTGGATGATGCCGAAACTGAAGAAGCAG AAAACATTGAAGACATGCaccaggaagcagagaagagtAGTATGGCAGGCATATCAAAAGAACACCAGTTTTCTGATGCTGAGGAATCGGATGGGGATGATGGAGATGACAATGACGATGATGAAGAGGATGACGATGACTTTGATGATACCCAGGGAGACTCAACACCAAAAACGAGATCAAGAAGCACCAGCCCCCAACCCCCCAGATTCTCTTCACTGTCAGTGAATGCTGCAGCGGCGTCCTATGGGGCTTCTCCTGACAGTTCCATTTCAATGGGACACTCTTCCCTGATCAGTTATTTGGTTACTTTACCTAGTATTCAGGTTACTCAGCTTATAACACCAAGCGACTCATATGAAGACTCACAAATGACGGAATATCAGAGGTTTTTCCAGAGCAAAAGTACTGATTCAGAGCCTGACAAAGACAGGTTAGACATACCTAGTTGTATGGAGGAGGATTACATGCTTTCATTAGAGCCCACCTCATCTCCGAGGGACTTCTCACCTTCTAGCCGACAGTCCTCACCAGGGTATGATTCTTCGCCATATAGAGATAATTCACCAAAGAGGTATTTAATGCCCAAAGGGGATTTGTCACCCAGAAGGCATTTATCACCAAGGAGGGATATTTCACCCATGAGACACCTTTCCCCAAGGAAGGAAGCTGTGTTGAGAAGAGAGTTATCACCGAGACGGGATGTTTCACCAAGACGTCATTTGTCACCTAGGAGACCAATGTCACCTGGAAAAGATGCATCTGCCAGAAGAGAACTGTCtccaaggagggagagaagatatATGACCTCAGTTAGAGCAGCATCACCCAGAAGGGGTCTGTACCATAATCCAGCATTGTCTATGGGTCAATATTTACAGTCTGAATCCGTTCCATTGGGACATGCA ATAGGCCTGAACCAAATCCCAGCCTGTACTCTCCCAGACTTTGGAGGTTAG